Below is a genomic region from Fulvia fulva chromosome 5, complete sequence.
CGGACCTCTCGGGGAACATTGTATCGGTCCTTCAGGCGGGCTGCTTCTTTGGTGCCATGTCGAGTTTCTATGTCTCGGACAAGTTCGGACGCAAGACTGCGCTGATCATCGCGGATGTCATCTTCATTATTGGGAGTATCTTTCAAACTTGCTCTGCGATCAATGCTACGAGTCTGACGGAGCTGTACGTCGGGCGGGTGATCGGGGGCTTTGGCGTCGGACTCATCAGTGCTGTGGTACCGACCTATATTGGTGAGAATGCCAACAAGGAGATACCGGGATCATGCTGAGTTTCTTTGTGAACTACGGAGTCAACACCAGCATATCATCGACCTCGTCAACGCAATGGAGAGTGCCCTTTGCTCTACAGATGGTCCCCGGAGCGCTGTTGCTGGCGGGCATCTTCTTCCAGAATGAGAGTCCTCGGTGGCTGGTGGAGAAGAACAGGATTGAAGCGGCTCGTCAGGCGCTTGCACAGGTTCGAGCTAAGGATATTCATCACCCCGATGTTACTCGCGAACTGGAGGAAATTGTCGAAGACTTTAATGGACAGGAGAAGCTTCCGCTTGTAGCTCAGCTTAAGGTTACTTGCAGCAGTTCGAAGACGTTCTATACCTTTGGGATGGCTGTGACGCTGATGTTCTGGCAGCAATGGTATGTTATCGCTGGCTTGACACTATCGCGCTGCATCTTTTAGCTGACGTTTGGACAGGACTGGAACGAATTCGATTAATTACTACGCACCCCAAATCTTCCAATCGGTCGGACTCGGCGGCAACAGCTCCAAGCTATTCGCCACTGGCATATACGGTGTGGTCAAAGTCGTCATCACCGCCTTGGGTCTCATGTTTGCCACAGAACAAGTCGGCCGCAAATGGAGCTTGATCATCGGCGGGTGCGGCCAAGCCTTTGCCATGTTCTACATCGGCATCAACCAAGCCGTCAACCCAGTGACCCCAGGCGCTGCTCTCAACGGCAACAGCACGTTCGCCATCGTCTGCGTCTACCTCTTCGTGGTCTTCTACTCCTTCGGCTGGGGTCCGATACCATTCGTACTTTCAGCAGAGTGTGCACCAAACCACGTCCGCTCCTTGATCATGGCAGCAGCTCTCATGACCCAGTGGCTGATGAACTTCGTCATCGCGAAGCTGACCCCAATCATGCTGGCCAAGATTACGTTTGGTACCTTCCTCCTCTTCGGCGCGTGCTGCATCATTATGGTGGTCTACACGGTCTTCTGCGTACCAGAGACGAAGAACGTTCCTCTTGAGAGTATCTATCTTCTCTTCGAGGGCAATATCATCAAAGGCGCAACGAAGGACACCATTCCACGCTTTAGCCGTGCGAAGGTGCTGCAGCACAGGCGGAATGGCGATTCCGAAGAGGCTGGGGTGAAGGATGTTGATGCAGATTCTGCGAAGCATGTTGAGCGCACTACTCATGAAGAGCTGGGGTCGAATGTCTGGTATCCGCAAAACGGCGAACGGGCTTAGATCATGATTCTTCTTGCGCCAAACAAATACAGGGCATAGACTACGACGATTTACGGCagaatatatatatatatcaCCACCCAGACACATAGAACGATTGTCTGCGACCCAACAGGTCTGATGCGCAAGCACCTGACTCCAGTGTTGAGAGTAAGTCACGATGCTTCACTCAGTGTCTTCATTACAACGCCTGGTGCCGCCCTCTGACATCAATCTCCTCCTGCAACGACCCTGCTCCACCACATCCATCCCGCTCGATCCCCAAGCCACCTCCTACTCCCCACAGACCGTCAACGCATTATACTCCTGCGGTCCA
It encodes:
- a CDS encoding putative quinate permease codes for the protein MLSFFVNYGVNTSISSTSSTQWRVPFALQMVPGALLLAGIFFQNESPRWLVEKNRIEAARQALAQVRAKDIHHPDVTRELEEIVEDFNGQEKLPLVAQLKVTCSSSKTFYTFGMAVTLMFWQQWTGTNSINYYAPQIFQSVGLGGNSSKLFATGIYGVVKVVITALGLMFATEQVGRKWSLIIGGCGQAFAMFYIGINQAVNPVTPGAALNGNSTFAIVCVYLFVVFYSFGWGPIPFVLSAECAPNHVRSLIMAAALMTQWLMNFVIAKLTPIMLAKITFGTFLLFGACCIIMVVYTVFCVPETKNVPLESIYLLFEGNIIKGATKDTIPRFSRAKVLQHRRNGDSEEAGVKDVDADSAKHVERTTHEELGSNVWYPQNGERA